In Papaver somniferum cultivar HN1 chromosome 1, ASM357369v1, whole genome shotgun sequence, a genomic segment contains:
- the LOC113302183 gene encoding skin secretory protein xP2-like, which translates to MAEKNSTIVLKVDLNCSECCKKIKKTLCRLSCEIRSQIIDKKTNTVVITGPFDPNCMARKLCCKAGKAIKSYEIILPKPDPQKEPAPAPEPAQKKPEPAPAPAPAPKEPELAPAPKEPEPAPAPAPAPAAKEPEPAPAPAPAPKEPPVRVPIIFEPEPITVPGFPPNFGTCCGQCYQGHGGGPCYNGFGAPLPFFDDYRRPPSQPQQPCFDGFGRPPPQLQPCFDNGYYGRNKGYVRCDYFSEENPASCTIM; encoded by the exons ATGGCAGAAAAG AATTCAACAATTGTGTTGAAGGTTGATCTTAATTGTTCAGAATGCTGCAAGAAAATCAAGAAAACTCTATGTAGACTCAGTTGTG AAATTCGGAGCCAGATAATCGATAAAAAGACGAACACAGTGGTGATCACTGGTCCGTTTGATCCCAATTGCATGGCCAGGAAGCTATGTTGCAAGGCAGGAAAAGCGATCAAAAGCTATGAAATCATACTTCCTAAACCGGACCCACAGAAAGAGCCTGCTCCTGCACCAGAACCAGCTCAAAAGAAACCAGAACCAGCACCTGCACCAGCTCCAGCGCCAAAGGAACCAGAACTAGCACCTGCACCAAAGGAACCAGAACCAGCACCGGCACCTgcaccagcaccagcagcaaAGGAGCCAGAACCAGCACCGGCACCAGCACCAGCGCCTAAGGAACCACCAGTACGTGTACCAATCATATTTGAACCTGAACCAATAACAGTTCCTGGATTTCCACCAAATTTCGGGACATGTTGTGGGCAATGTTATCAAGGACATGGTGGAGGGCCATGTTACAATGGTTTTGGAGCACCACTGCCCTTTTTCGATGATTATAGAAggccaccatcacaaccacagCAGCCATGTTTTGATGGTTTCGGAAGGCCACCACCGCAACTACAACCGTGCTTTGATAATGGTTATTATGGAAGAAACAAGGGTTATGTTCGTTGTGATTATTTTAGTGAAGAGAACCCAGCTAGTTGCACAATAATGTGA